In Passer domesticus isolate bPasDom1 chromosome 7, bPasDom1.hap1, whole genome shotgun sequence, one genomic interval encodes:
- the PCSK9 gene encoding proprotein convertase subtilisin/kexin type 9 isoform X3: MPKQDQRISREIIRGAAWRLPGRYVVMLRAGSGAELRGTARRLQARAARRGQPARLLHVFHLLPAFLVRMSSHVLDTALKLPHVKYIEEDAYVFAQSIPWNLGRIVPPQPSSGAYSPPNKGDLAEIYLLDSSVQSSHREIEGRVTVTGFESIPEEDGTRLHRQASQCDSHGTHVAGVLSGRDAGVARAASIRSLRVLGCQGKGTVSGTLKALDFVGRALEARPFAPRVVLLPLAGARSPALNAGCRRLARTGAVVVAAAGNYKDDACLYSPASEPEVITVGASDSQDQPASIGTLGTNFGRCVDLFAPGDDIVGASSDCSTCFTARSGTSQAAAHVAGIAAVLLSAEPRLSPAELRQRLLRFSAKSAMDTAWIPQEQRLQTPSSVAGLPARLAAEEPLLCRSVWSARSGLSRLARAVARCAGTEEMLSCSSFSRSGSRLGEQVEDQHGQKQCVALNAPQGQGVYAIARCCTWPRAECRIQASSPGTQGAQCSPGDHVLTGCSFHSPSVALGVGGRPVEGLGRGPSRCASRTEGMAHALCCPSASLECRLKEHVALEHEGKVGMGHAPLPCCCLCLCCPSATLMAFGCGYPNASLPCCPQLQWDTLCSWVTESHTLSRGAAPGPLLTRGW, translated from the exons ATGCCCAAACAGGATCAGAGGATTTCACGGGAAATCATTCGCGGG GCGGCCTGGCGGCTGCCCGGGCGCTACGTGGTGATGCTGCgggcgggcagcggggccgAGCTGCGAGGCACGGCCCGgcggctgcaggcccgggcggCTCGGCGGGGACAGCCGGCACGGCTGCTGCACGTCTTCCACCTCCTGCCCGCCTTCCTGGTGAGGATGAGCAGCCACGTCCTGGACACG GCGCTGAAGCTGCCGCACGTGAAGTACATTGAGGAGGATGCCTACGTCTTTGCGCAGAGCATTCCCTGGAACCTGGGCAGGATCGTGCCGCCGCAGCCCAGCTCGGGAGCCTACAGCCCTCCCA ATAAAGGTGACCTGGCCGAGATTTACCTGCTGGACAGCAGcgtgcagagcagccaccggGAGATCGAGGGCAGGGTGACCGTGACCGGCTTCGAGAGCATCCCCGAGGAGGATGGCACCCGCTTACACAGGCAG GCCAGCCAGTGTGACAGCCACGGGACGCACGTGGCCGGGGTGCTGAGCGGGCGCGACGCCGGCGTGGCGAGGGCCGCCAGCATCCGCAGCCTGCGGGTGCTGGGCTGCCAGGGGAAGGGCACCGTCAGCGGCACCCTCAAGG CGCTGGATTTCGTCGGGAGGGCGCTGGAGGCTCGGCCCTTCGCCCCGCGGGTggtgctgctgccgctggccggGGCGCGGAGCCCCGCGCTGAACGCGGGCTGCCGGCGGCTGGCACGCACCGGAGCGGTCGTGGTGGCGGCTGCCGGCAACTACAAGGACGATGCCTGCCTCTACTCGCCGGCGTCCGAGCCGGAG GTCATCACGGTCGGTGCCAGCGACAGCCAGGACCAGCCTGCCTCCATCGGCACCCTGGGCACCAACTTTGGCCGCTGCGTGGACCTGTTCGCCCCGGGGGACGACATCGTCGGCGCCTCCAGCGACTGCAGCACGTGTTTCACCGCGCGGAGCGGGACGTCGCAGGCGGCCGCGCATGTGGCAG GCATCGCGGCCGTGCTGCTCAGCGCCGAGCCCCGGCTGAGCCCGGCCGAGCTCCGCCAGCGCCTCCTGCGCTTCTCCGCCAAGAGCGCCATGGACACGGCCTGGATCCCGCAGGAGCAGCGCCTCCAGACACCCAGCAGCGTGGCAGGGCTGCCCGCCCGGCTGGCGGCTG AGGAGCCGCTGCTCTGCCGCTCGGTGTGGTCGGCGCGCTCGGGGCTCTCCCGGCTCGCCAGGGCCGTGGCTCGCTGTGCCGGCACCGAGGAGAtgctcagctgctccagcttctCCCGCAGCGGCAGCCGGCTGGGAGAGCAGGTGGAG GACCAGCACGGGCAGAAGCAGTGCGTGGCCCTCAATGCCCCCCAGGGCCAGGGGGTTTATGCCATCGCCAGGTGCTGCACGTGGCCCAGGGCTGAGTGCCGGATCCAGGCCAGCTCCCCCGGGACCCAGGGGGCCCAGTGCTCGCCAGGAGACCACGTGCTGACCG GGTGCAGTTTCCACTCCCCGTCCGTGGCGCTGGGTGTTGGTGGCAGGCCcgtggaggggctggggagggggcccAGCCGCTGTGCCAGCAGGACAGAGGGGATGGCCCACGCCTTgtgctgccccagtgccagcctCGAGTGCCGGCTGAAGGAGCACGTGGCCCTGGAACACGAGGGGAAGGTAGGGATGGGCCACGCTCCTCTGCCGTGCTGTTGTCTCTGTCTCTGCTGTCCCTCTGCCACCCTGATGGCTTTTGGGTGTGGCTATCCCAAtgccagccttccctgctgtccccagctgcagtGGGACACCCTGTGCAGCTGGGTGACAGAGTCACACACCCTGAGCCgtggggcagcccctggccctTTGCTGACCCGTGGATGGTGA
- the PCSK9 gene encoding proprotein convertase subtilisin/kexin type 9 isoform X2: protein MSPRALALALALAGLVLAPGPAQEGEAAVGAAPPGPAAFHRAAKAAWRLPGRYVVMLRAGSGAELRGTARRLQARAARRGQPARLLHVFHLLPAFLVRMSSHVLDTALKLPHVKYIEEDAYVFAQSIPWNLGRIVPPQPSSGAYSPPNKGDLAEIYLLDSSVQSSHREIEGRVTVTGFESIPEEDGTRLHRQASQCDSHGTHVAGVLSGRDAGVARAASIRSLRVLGCQGKGTVSGTLKALDFVGRALEARPFAPRVVLLPLAGARSPALNAGCRRLARTGAVVVAAAGNYKDDACLYSPASEPEVITVGASDSQDQPASIGTLGTNFGRCVDLFAPGDDIVGASSDCSTCFTARSGTSQAAAHVAGIAAVLLSAEPRLSPAELRQRLLRFSAKSAMDTAWIPQEQRLQTPSSVAGLPARLAAEEPLLCRSVWSARSGLSRLARAVARCAGTEEMLSCSSFSRSGSRLGEQVEDQHGQKQCVALNAPQGQGVYAIARCCTWPRAECRIQASSPGTQGAQCSPGDHVLTGCSFHSPSVALGVGGRPVEGLGRGPSRCASRTEGMAHALCCPSASLECRLKEHVALEHEGKVTVSCEDGWTLTGCNSLSQSPGSTGAYAQDNSCVAAAVPGSSSAVAICCRSRQ, encoded by the exons ATGTCCCCGCGGGCTCTGgcgctggcgctggcgctggcGGGGCTGGTTCTGGCCCCGGGGCCGGCCCAGGAGGGGGAAGCCGCCGTCGGGGCCGCCCCTCCGGGACCCGCCGCTTTCCATCGCGCCGCCAAG GCGGCCTGGCGGCTGCCCGGGCGCTACGTGGTGATGCTGCgggcgggcagcggggccgAGCTGCGAGGCACGGCCCGgcggctgcaggcccgggcggCTCGGCGGGGACAGCCGGCACGGCTGCTGCACGTCTTCCACCTCCTGCCCGCCTTCCTGGTGAGGATGAGCAGCCACGTCCTGGACACG GCGCTGAAGCTGCCGCACGTGAAGTACATTGAGGAGGATGCCTACGTCTTTGCGCAGAGCATTCCCTGGAACCTGGGCAGGATCGTGCCGCCGCAGCCCAGCTCGGGAGCCTACAGCCCTCCCA ATAAAGGTGACCTGGCCGAGATTTACCTGCTGGACAGCAGcgtgcagagcagccaccggGAGATCGAGGGCAGGGTGACCGTGACCGGCTTCGAGAGCATCCCCGAGGAGGATGGCACCCGCTTACACAGGCAG GCCAGCCAGTGTGACAGCCACGGGACGCACGTGGCCGGGGTGCTGAGCGGGCGCGACGCCGGCGTGGCGAGGGCCGCCAGCATCCGCAGCCTGCGGGTGCTGGGCTGCCAGGGGAAGGGCACCGTCAGCGGCACCCTCAAGG CGCTGGATTTCGTCGGGAGGGCGCTGGAGGCTCGGCCCTTCGCCCCGCGGGTggtgctgctgccgctggccggGGCGCGGAGCCCCGCGCTGAACGCGGGCTGCCGGCGGCTGGCACGCACCGGAGCGGTCGTGGTGGCGGCTGCCGGCAACTACAAGGACGATGCCTGCCTCTACTCGCCGGCGTCCGAGCCGGAG GTCATCACGGTCGGTGCCAGCGACAGCCAGGACCAGCCTGCCTCCATCGGCACCCTGGGCACCAACTTTGGCCGCTGCGTGGACCTGTTCGCCCCGGGGGACGACATCGTCGGCGCCTCCAGCGACTGCAGCACGTGTTTCACCGCGCGGAGCGGGACGTCGCAGGCGGCCGCGCATGTGGCAG GCATCGCGGCCGTGCTGCTCAGCGCCGAGCCCCGGCTGAGCCCGGCCGAGCTCCGCCAGCGCCTCCTGCGCTTCTCCGCCAAGAGCGCCATGGACACGGCCTGGATCCCGCAGGAGCAGCGCCTCCAGACACCCAGCAGCGTGGCAGGGCTGCCCGCCCGGCTGGCGGCTG AGGAGCCGCTGCTCTGCCGCTCGGTGTGGTCGGCGCGCTCGGGGCTCTCCCGGCTCGCCAGGGCCGTGGCTCGCTGTGCCGGCACCGAGGAGAtgctcagctgctccagcttctCCCGCAGCGGCAGCCGGCTGGGAGAGCAGGTGGAG GACCAGCACGGGCAGAAGCAGTGCGTGGCCCTCAATGCCCCCCAGGGCCAGGGGGTTTATGCCATCGCCAGGTGCTGCACGTGGCCCAGGGCTGAGTGCCGGATCCAGGCCAGCTCCCCCGGGACCCAGGGGGCCCAGTGCTCGCCAGGAGACCACGTGCTGACCG GGTGCAGTTTCCACTCCCCGTCCGTGGCGCTGGGTGTTGGTGGCAGGCCcgtggaggggctggggagggggcccAGCCGCTGTGCCAGCAGGACAGAGGGGATGGCCCACGCCTTgtgctgccccagtgccagcctCGAGTGCCGGCTGAAGGAGCACGTGGCCCTGGAACACGAGGGGAAG GTGACAGTGTCCTGTGAGGATGGCTGGACGCTGACGGGCTGTAActccctgtcccagagccctggctcCACGGGAGCCTACGCCCAGGACAATTCCTGCGTGGCAGCCGCCGTTCCTGGCAGCAGCTCGGCCGTGGCCATTTGCTGCCGGAGCCGGCAGTAG
- the PCSK9 gene encoding proprotein convertase subtilisin/kexin type 9 isoform X1, giving the protein MSPRALALALALAGLVLAPGPAQEGEAAVGAAPPGPAAFHRAAKAAWRLPGRYVVMLRAGSGAELRGTARRLQARAARRGQPARLLHVFHLLPAFLVRMSSHVLDTALKLPHVKYIEEDAYVFAQSIPWNLGRIVPPQPSSGAYSPPNKGDLAEIYLLDSSVQSSHREIEGRVTVTGFESIPEEDGTRLHRQASQCDSHGTHVAGVLSGRDAGVARAASIRSLRVLGCQGKGTVSGTLKALDFVGRALEARPFAPRVVLLPLAGARSPALNAGCRRLARTGAVVVAAAGNYKDDACLYSPASEPEVITVGASDSQDQPASIGTLGTNFGRCVDLFAPGDDIVGASSDCSTCFTARSGTSQAAAHVAGIAAVLLSAEPRLSPAELRQRLLRFSAKSAMDTAWIPQEQRLQTPSSVAGLPARLAAEEPLLCRSVWSARSGLSRLARAVARCAGTEEMLSCSSFSRSGSRLGEQVEDQHGQKQCVALNAPQGQGVYAIARCCTWPRAECRIQASSPGTQGAQCSPGDHVLTGCSFHSPSVALGVGGRPVEGLGRGPSRCASRTEGMAHALCCPSASLECRLKEHVALEHEGKVGMGHAPLPCCCLCLCCPSATLMAFGCGYPNASLPCCPQLQWDTLCSWVTESHTLSRGAAPGPLLTRGW; this is encoded by the exons ATGTCCCCGCGGGCTCTGgcgctggcgctggcgctggcGGGGCTGGTTCTGGCCCCGGGGCCGGCCCAGGAGGGGGAAGCCGCCGTCGGGGCCGCCCCTCCGGGACCCGCCGCTTTCCATCGCGCCGCCAAG GCGGCCTGGCGGCTGCCCGGGCGCTACGTGGTGATGCTGCgggcgggcagcggggccgAGCTGCGAGGCACGGCCCGgcggctgcaggcccgggcggCTCGGCGGGGACAGCCGGCACGGCTGCTGCACGTCTTCCACCTCCTGCCCGCCTTCCTGGTGAGGATGAGCAGCCACGTCCTGGACACG GCGCTGAAGCTGCCGCACGTGAAGTACATTGAGGAGGATGCCTACGTCTTTGCGCAGAGCATTCCCTGGAACCTGGGCAGGATCGTGCCGCCGCAGCCCAGCTCGGGAGCCTACAGCCCTCCCA ATAAAGGTGACCTGGCCGAGATTTACCTGCTGGACAGCAGcgtgcagagcagccaccggGAGATCGAGGGCAGGGTGACCGTGACCGGCTTCGAGAGCATCCCCGAGGAGGATGGCACCCGCTTACACAGGCAG GCCAGCCAGTGTGACAGCCACGGGACGCACGTGGCCGGGGTGCTGAGCGGGCGCGACGCCGGCGTGGCGAGGGCCGCCAGCATCCGCAGCCTGCGGGTGCTGGGCTGCCAGGGGAAGGGCACCGTCAGCGGCACCCTCAAGG CGCTGGATTTCGTCGGGAGGGCGCTGGAGGCTCGGCCCTTCGCCCCGCGGGTggtgctgctgccgctggccggGGCGCGGAGCCCCGCGCTGAACGCGGGCTGCCGGCGGCTGGCACGCACCGGAGCGGTCGTGGTGGCGGCTGCCGGCAACTACAAGGACGATGCCTGCCTCTACTCGCCGGCGTCCGAGCCGGAG GTCATCACGGTCGGTGCCAGCGACAGCCAGGACCAGCCTGCCTCCATCGGCACCCTGGGCACCAACTTTGGCCGCTGCGTGGACCTGTTCGCCCCGGGGGACGACATCGTCGGCGCCTCCAGCGACTGCAGCACGTGTTTCACCGCGCGGAGCGGGACGTCGCAGGCGGCCGCGCATGTGGCAG GCATCGCGGCCGTGCTGCTCAGCGCCGAGCCCCGGCTGAGCCCGGCCGAGCTCCGCCAGCGCCTCCTGCGCTTCTCCGCCAAGAGCGCCATGGACACGGCCTGGATCCCGCAGGAGCAGCGCCTCCAGACACCCAGCAGCGTGGCAGGGCTGCCCGCCCGGCTGGCGGCTG AGGAGCCGCTGCTCTGCCGCTCGGTGTGGTCGGCGCGCTCGGGGCTCTCCCGGCTCGCCAGGGCCGTGGCTCGCTGTGCCGGCACCGAGGAGAtgctcagctgctccagcttctCCCGCAGCGGCAGCCGGCTGGGAGAGCAGGTGGAG GACCAGCACGGGCAGAAGCAGTGCGTGGCCCTCAATGCCCCCCAGGGCCAGGGGGTTTATGCCATCGCCAGGTGCTGCACGTGGCCCAGGGCTGAGTGCCGGATCCAGGCCAGCTCCCCCGGGACCCAGGGGGCCCAGTGCTCGCCAGGAGACCACGTGCTGACCG GGTGCAGTTTCCACTCCCCGTCCGTGGCGCTGGGTGTTGGTGGCAGGCCcgtggaggggctggggagggggcccAGCCGCTGTGCCAGCAGGACAGAGGGGATGGCCCACGCCTTgtgctgccccagtgccagcctCGAGTGCCGGCTGAAGGAGCACGTGGCCCTGGAACACGAGGGGAAGGTAGGGATGGGCCACGCTCCTCTGCCGTGCTGTTGTCTCTGTCTCTGCTGTCCCTCTGCCACCCTGATGGCTTTTGGGTGTGGCTATCCCAAtgccagccttccctgctgtccccagctgcagtGGGACACCCTGTGCAGCTGGGTGACAGAGTCACACACCCTGAGCCgtggggcagcccctggccctTTGCTGACCCGTGGATGGTGA
- the BSND gene encoding barttin, with protein MAEGKTFRYGFIILGFFLVMLGMFIMSVEKPQYYITFCVLGVLLVAVGITWSMCQCYPKITFVPADLEAERFLDHKPTVLPQKDTGLISPCPSQEASSSYEKSLPSYEQIQRQGSSAPAPGTAQPRSRSCSQPALQAKAEIHRELGAGDPLQDLAPCLETAAGSCAARPAPGDAPLASLLDEMDTPSLEGSVPGSPAPQSRTLPRSGRPPSSSPGGEQPRAPWEGAGKEDELYYGLQEEPGALLKESDGLSEPEN; from the exons atggcagaggggaagACCTTCCGCTACGGGTTCATCATCCTGGGCTTCTTCCTGGTGATGCTGGGCATGTTCATCATGAGCGTGGAAAAGCCCCAGTACTACATCACCTTCTGTGTCCTGGGAGTGCTGCTCGTAGCCGTGGGCATCACGTGGAGCATGTGCCAGTGCTACCCAAAG ATAACTTTCGTCCCTGCGGACCTCGAGGCCGAGCGGTTCCTGGACCACAAACCCACGGTGCTGCCACAGAAGGACACCGG CTTGAtttccccctgccccagccaagAGGCCAGCAGCAGCTACGAGAAGAGCCTGCCATCCTATGAGCAGATCCAGAGGCAGGGGAGCTCGGCCCCAGCGCCGGGCACGGCCCAGCCCAGGTcccgcagctgctcccagccagccctgcaggccaAGGCAGAGATCCACCgggagctgggggctggggacCCCCTCCAGGACCTGGCACCCTGCCTGGAAACAGCGGCAGGCAGCTG CGCcgcccggccagccccgggGGATGCCCCGCTGGCATCCCTGCTGGACGAGATGGACACGCCGTCGCTGGAGGGCTCCGTGCCCGGCAGCCCCGCGCCGCAGAGCCGGACCCTGCCCCGCTCCGGCCGCCCCCCGAGCAGCTCCCCCGGGGGagagcagccccgagcccccTGGGAAGGCGCCGGGAAGGAGGATGAGCTCTACTACGGGCTCCAGGAGGAGCCGGGTGCTCTGCTCAAGGAGAGCGATGGCCTCTCCGAGCCTGAAAACtga
- the PCSK9 gene encoding proprotein convertase subtilisin/kexin type 9 isoform X4: MSPRALALALALAGLVLAPGPAQEGEAAVGAAPPGPAAFHRAAKAAWRLPGRYVVMLRAGSGAELRGTARRLQARAARRGQPARLLHVFHLLPAFLVRMSSHVLDTALKLPHVKYIEEDAYVFAQSIPWNLGRIVPPQPSSGAYSPPNKGDLAEIYLLDSSVQSSHREIEGRVTVTGFESIPEEDGTRLHRQVITVGASDSQDQPASIGTLGTNFGRCVDLFAPGDDIVGASSDCSTCFTARSGTSQAAAHVAGIAAVLLSAEPRLSPAELRQRLLRFSAKSAMDTAWIPQEQRLQTPSSVAGLPARLAAEEPLLCRSVWSARSGLSRLARAVARCAGTEEMLSCSSFSRSGSRLGEQVEDQHGQKQCVALNAPQGQGVYAIARCCTWPRAECRIQASSPGTQGAQCSPGDHVLTGCSFHSPSVALGVGGRPVEGLGRGPSRCASRTEGMAHALCCPSASLECRLKEHVALEHEGKVGMGHAPLPCCCLCLCCPSATLMAFGCGYPNASLPCCPQLQWDTLCSWVTESHTLSRGAAPGPLLTRGW, encoded by the exons ATGTCCCCGCGGGCTCTGgcgctggcgctggcgctggcGGGGCTGGTTCTGGCCCCGGGGCCGGCCCAGGAGGGGGAAGCCGCCGTCGGGGCCGCCCCTCCGGGACCCGCCGCTTTCCATCGCGCCGCCAAG GCGGCCTGGCGGCTGCCCGGGCGCTACGTGGTGATGCTGCgggcgggcagcggggccgAGCTGCGAGGCACGGCCCGgcggctgcaggcccgggcggCTCGGCGGGGACAGCCGGCACGGCTGCTGCACGTCTTCCACCTCCTGCCCGCCTTCCTGGTGAGGATGAGCAGCCACGTCCTGGACACG GCGCTGAAGCTGCCGCACGTGAAGTACATTGAGGAGGATGCCTACGTCTTTGCGCAGAGCATTCCCTGGAACCTGGGCAGGATCGTGCCGCCGCAGCCCAGCTCGGGAGCCTACAGCCCTCCCA ATAAAGGTGACCTGGCCGAGATTTACCTGCTGGACAGCAGcgtgcagagcagccaccggGAGATCGAGGGCAGGGTGACCGTGACCGGCTTCGAGAGCATCCCCGAGGAGGATGGCACCCGCTTACACAGGCAG GTCATCACGGTCGGTGCCAGCGACAGCCAGGACCAGCCTGCCTCCATCGGCACCCTGGGCACCAACTTTGGCCGCTGCGTGGACCTGTTCGCCCCGGGGGACGACATCGTCGGCGCCTCCAGCGACTGCAGCACGTGTTTCACCGCGCGGAGCGGGACGTCGCAGGCGGCCGCGCATGTGGCAG GCATCGCGGCCGTGCTGCTCAGCGCCGAGCCCCGGCTGAGCCCGGCCGAGCTCCGCCAGCGCCTCCTGCGCTTCTCCGCCAAGAGCGCCATGGACACGGCCTGGATCCCGCAGGAGCAGCGCCTCCAGACACCCAGCAGCGTGGCAGGGCTGCCCGCCCGGCTGGCGGCTG AGGAGCCGCTGCTCTGCCGCTCGGTGTGGTCGGCGCGCTCGGGGCTCTCCCGGCTCGCCAGGGCCGTGGCTCGCTGTGCCGGCACCGAGGAGAtgctcagctgctccagcttctCCCGCAGCGGCAGCCGGCTGGGAGAGCAGGTGGAG GACCAGCACGGGCAGAAGCAGTGCGTGGCCCTCAATGCCCCCCAGGGCCAGGGGGTTTATGCCATCGCCAGGTGCTGCACGTGGCCCAGGGCTGAGTGCCGGATCCAGGCCAGCTCCCCCGGGACCCAGGGGGCCCAGTGCTCGCCAGGAGACCACGTGCTGACCG GGTGCAGTTTCCACTCCCCGTCCGTGGCGCTGGGTGTTGGTGGCAGGCCcgtggaggggctggggagggggcccAGCCGCTGTGCCAGCAGGACAGAGGGGATGGCCCACGCCTTgtgctgccccagtgccagcctCGAGTGCCGGCTGAAGGAGCACGTGGCCCTGGAACACGAGGGGAAGGTAGGGATGGGCCACGCTCCTCTGCCGTGCTGTTGTCTCTGTCTCTGCTGTCCCTCTGCCACCCTGATGGCTTTTGGGTGTGGCTATCCCAAtgccagccttccctgctgtccccagctgcagtGGGACACCCTGTGCAGCTGGGTGACAGAGTCACACACCCTGAGCCgtggggcagcccctggccctTTGCTGACCCGTGGATGGTGA